The Pantoea vagans genome includes a window with the following:
- a CDS encoding MFS transporter: MQSNEYWFGLPKKMFWGFLAIAIFMAGDGFEMAFLSRHITDMGFSPAQSAVVFTFYGLAAALAAWASGVVAELITPQRAMMIGFVLWIVMHALFMTLGLGLRNYPLMVLFYGIRGLAYPLFIYSFMMMLVQVLPREKLAAATGWFWAMYSVGIGVVGSYLPSLTIPMLGETGTLWLAIIWVACGGVLAYFSLRNVPVDRSRVNLPMRDKMTEMSRAVTILFTNQHVFYACLIRIINTLSLFGFAIIMPLLFVDRLGFTISEWLQIWAVFFFVTIFTNIFWGITGEKLGWIRQVRWFGCLGMAISSLMFYYLPLYVGHNFWVALIPAVMLGIFVAAFVPMTAVFPTLEPHHKGAAVSIYNLSAGLSNFVAPAIASVMLPFFDIVGVVWAYTALYVFAGVLTFIIRVPQPGHTREEKVVKSRVAEQRS, translated from the coding sequence ATGCAATCGAACGAATACTGGTTTGGCTTACCGAAGAAGATGTTTTGGGGCTTCCTCGCTATCGCGATTTTCATGGCGGGTGATGGCTTCGAAATGGCATTCCTGTCGCGCCATATTACCGATATGGGCTTCTCGCCTGCGCAGTCTGCCGTGGTCTTTACTTTCTATGGCCTGGCGGCCGCGCTGGCGGCCTGGGCCTCTGGTGTGGTGGCCGAATTGATCACCCCACAGCGCGCGATGATGATCGGTTTTGTGCTGTGGATCGTGATGCATGCGCTGTTTATGACGCTGGGTCTCGGCCTGCGCAACTATCCCTTGATGGTGCTGTTCTACGGCATTCGTGGGCTGGCTTATCCGCTGTTTATCTACTCGTTTATGATGATGCTGGTGCAGGTCTTACCGCGTGAGAAACTGGCTGCCGCCACGGGCTGGTTCTGGGCGATGTATTCCGTGGGTATTGGCGTGGTGGGCAGTTATCTGCCAAGTCTGACTATTCCGATGCTGGGTGAAACGGGAACGTTATGGTTGGCGATCATCTGGGTGGCCTGCGGCGGTGTGCTGGCCTACTTTAGTCTGCGCAATGTGCCGGTGGATCGCTCCCGTGTCAACCTGCCGATGCGTGATAAAATGACGGAGATGTCGCGTGCGGTGACCATTCTGTTCACCAATCAGCATGTGTTCTACGCTTGCCTGATCCGCATCATCAACACGCTTTCACTGTTTGGTTTTGCCATCATCATGCCGTTGCTGTTTGTCGATCGTCTCGGCTTCACCATCTCTGAGTGGCTGCAGATCTGGGCGGTGTTCTTCTTTGTCACCATCTTCACCAACATCTTCTGGGGCATTACCGGCGAGAAATTGGGCTGGATCCGTCAGGTGCGCTGGTTTGGCTGCCTCGGTATGGCCATCTCCAGTTTGATGTTCTACTACCTGCCGCTGTATGTCGGGCATAACTTCTGGGTGGCGCTGATCCCTGCGGTGATGTTGGGCATTTTTGTGGCGGCGTTTGTGCCCATGACGGCGGTGTTCCCCACGCTGGAACCCCATCATAAAGGTGCGGCGGTGTCGATTTACAACCTGTCTGCGGGCCTGAGTAATTTTGTCGCACCCGCCATCGCGTCAGTGATGCTGCCGTTCTTCGATATTGTGGGGGTAGTGTGGGCCTACACCGCGCTGTATGTGTTTGCCGGCGTGTTGACCTTCATCATTCGCGTGCCGCAACCGGGGCATACCCGTGAAGAGAAAGTCGTGAAGTCACGCGTTGCGGAGCAACGCAGTTGA
- a CDS encoding TIGR01777 family oxidoreductase, protein MHLLITGGTGLIGRHLIPRLLMLGHQVNVVTRDVATAREKLDPRVSLWSGINQQSDLKGIDGVINLAGEPIADKRWTEQQKQRLCESRWQITEQIVSLIHASSHPPHFLISGSATGFYGDTGDLVLTEDDPGHDEFTHALCARWERLALNAQSEQTRVCLLRTGVVLAAEGGALAKMKLPFKLGVGGPLGSGKQYLPWIHIDDLVNAIIWLIDNNNLNGPFNMVAPYAVRNEQFAAILGHVMHRPAFMRTPASAIKLMMGESAVLVLGGQHVLPKRLEESGFGFRWYDLQEALQDVAG, encoded by the coding sequence GCTAATGCTCGGACATCAGGTTAATGTTGTGACTCGTGATGTCGCCACAGCGCGCGAGAAACTTGATCCGCGCGTATCACTCTGGTCTGGCATCAACCAGCAATCCGACCTCAAAGGCATTGATGGCGTTATTAACCTGGCGGGCGAACCTATCGCCGATAAACGCTGGACCGAACAACAAAAACAACGACTGTGTGAAAGCCGCTGGCAGATCACCGAACAGATTGTTTCGCTGATCCATGCCAGCAGCCATCCACCGCATTTTTTGATTTCCGGATCTGCCACTGGCTTTTACGGCGATACCGGCGATCTGGTGCTGACTGAAGACGATCCTGGGCACGATGAGTTCACTCATGCCCTGTGCGCCCGCTGGGAGCGCCTGGCCTTGAACGCGCAGAGTGAACAGACTCGCGTCTGTTTGTTGCGCACTGGGGTGGTACTGGCAGCAGAAGGCGGTGCGCTGGCAAAAATGAAGCTGCCTTTTAAGCTGGGCGTAGGCGGCCCGTTAGGCAGTGGCAAGCAGTATTTGCCGTGGATCCACATTGATGATCTGGTGAACGCCATCATCTGGTTGATTGACAATAATAACCTGAATGGGCCGTTTAATATGGTGGCACCCTATGCGGTGCGTAATGAGCAGTTCGCCGCGATCCTGGGCCACGTGATGCATCGCCCGGCGTTTATGCGCACACCCGCCAGCGCCATCAAACTGATGATGGGTGAATCGGCCGTGTTGGTGCTGGGTGGGCAACATGTGTTACCAAAACGGCTGGAGGAGTCGGGCTTTGGCTTCCGCTGGTACGATTTACAGGAAGCTTTACAGGATGTGGCGGGATGA